The Estrella lausannensis genomic interval CAGCGACCCGTTCTTTGAAAAACCAGATGCCGCAGCTGGCATAGTCAGGGAGTTGGCGGTGACTGAACTGATGCGCCGGGAGATATTGCAGGAAGACCTGAAAAGGATTTTAGAGGGGGCGCTCTATCTACCGGATAAGGCCTTTTTTACTGCCGCGGATCTGTCTGACTCGCTCTTTAGATCTCCGCAACTCTTTGAAAATGAAGAAGTTTTTGCTGGAGCTGTGAGGGATGCACTGGTTGCGTGGGGACTTATTGATGAGGCGGCAGCGGATTTAGCCGTCAAAGCCATTGATTTTGGCCTGATCGTCCATGGCTCGCCGCTTAGAACGCTGGAACAGTCAGGACACCTTCCGCTTCCTGAGCTGATTGGCTGTTTTTTAACCCAGGCGGCCGAGGAGAATAGTTTTTTAAAATGGGGATCTCAAGAGCTTGTCCGTGAGCTGCTTTTGCTCGTTTTTGGGACAGCGGCCGCGGGAGAGCAGATTAGACACACCTCTTCGGATCCTTCGCTGCTGAAGCTTGTCAAAGATAATTTGTCCTTGATCATTTCAGCGCGAAAAGAGAATAAACTTAAGAGCGGTTTAAAAAAAGTTTTAGCGGAATTTGCCCGTTCTGTCGCCCACCCGACCATCGAGTATTTCATCTTGCTGACCAAGGCGACAAAACCGGCCGAGGCGATCATCTCCTCGACCCATCTTACCTTAAATTCCAGGGAAGAGAAGGAAGCGGAGATAAAAAAGACATTAGGTAATGTAGTTTAATCTATTTCAGGCCCTTTAGAGGCCTGATGCAAATAAAAGAGGGAAGAGTATGACAATACCAATTAGTGGGGGCAGCGGAGGCTCTTCTCTGCCGCCGGTGTCGGGCTTTACCGCCATCGACGCAAGGCCTTCATATCCCGTCTTATTACCAGGGCTTTTGATTACGCAAGACAGCTTAGAGGAGTCCTCCTCTTCCATTCCAATTATTGCGTACGCCAGAGCTATCAATGAAGCGATTGACCAGCTGAAGGAACAACTGGGGGCAAGCGCTGTACAGGATCAGGAAGTCAGTAAGAAGTTTTTTGGTGCGCTCATTCAAAGGGCTACGCTTTTGCAGCAGCTCTATTACGAAGTGAAGAAAGCGGCGAGCTTGCAAGAGCAGTTGATCAAGGAAAGAAATGAGCAGATCAAATTGATCAACGATCAGATCGATCTCTACAACGAAGGAGTCACTTCGCAGTATCTGGGCAGCTGGGAAGACCTGAACGCTCTCCGCAATCTTTATGCCGCCACCTTAAGCTTCATCGATCCGAGCAGCTCCAACTATCTCAACAAAACCTATATGAATCAGCAGGTCGACCTCTACGGTTCTCTCACGGGGTCTCCGATGGAAACCCTGAAGACCGCGGTGACGGAGTTTTACGATCCGAAAAGCCCTTACTATAATGATTTCATCCGTTTGGGAGGCGTTCTTCAGCAATACTTCTTCCAATATGACAACTACGTTGTGCCTGCCAATGAGCAAACTGCCGTCGACACTTGGGCGGCTTTCTTTAATCCTGATAGCGCTCTCTACGGTAATCTCGGCGCGCTCGATTCGGCCATCAAAGCGTATGCGCCATTCCTCGACCCCAGCTATACCCTGATCGTAGAGCCTGACCCGAAAGAGATCAACGAACAGGCCGAGACCGAACGAGTCAATCAGGCGATCGCGGACTTCAACGATCCGATGAGTGTCTACTACCAAGACACCGATTATCTCGCCCTGATTTATTCCCAGTACAGCGCCTATCGTGAAGGCACCTTGGATGATGTCAAGAACGCCATCAACGCCTATTTCTCAATTACCAACAGAACGCCGGAAGACTTGGATAATTTAGACGAGATTCTGCGAGCCTATCACAGGTATATTGAAGGAGCCCCCGACATCATCGCAAGCCTTGACGCCTACGACCACGATCTTTCTTTGCAGATTCAGGCGATGATAGATAACCACAACGCCCTTGTCCCGCTGACAGGCGGCACTTTCGCGGAACAGACGGTTACAGACAGCCTTGAAGCTTCGATTGCCGCATACTACAACACCCTTTCGCCCTATTATTCAGATGAAGATGCCCTTCAGGAGGCAATCAACAAATATAACGCCTACAGACAGGGTACTTTGGCTGATGTCTCTACAGCGCTATCGGCCTTTTTTACCAGCGGCAGCCCAAGCTACCAGGATGTGCAGGCGCTCGATCCGATACTCAGGGCATACCATCCCTTCATAACGGGCACCAGCAATATTTTGAATAGTGTCTATGGCTATTACAAGTTTCTGTCACAGCAGATGCGAAGCCAGATTTCTACCTTTAACTCCGGAGTCACCACCGAGAACTCACAGATTACCGCTTTAAACAATGCGATCGCGAGCTACAATGACCCTGGAATCATCCCGACCGCCCCCAATCCCAACTACCACAACCAGGCTTATCTGCAGGCAGCTTATGACACATACAATGCCTACAAGGCGACAAGGGATGCCGAAGCGGCTGCTTTAAACACCAGCATCACCGCCTATAACAATGATGTGCAGCATTTGCCGCAGGTAGAGCCTTTCAATTATGTTAGAAGTCCTTTGCCGATCCCTCCTCCTTTTCCTCCGGCCGGAACTAACGCCGGAGCACCGCTTCCCGGAACTACCACGGCGCCGCTCAACCCTCTACTCTATTCCGCGCAAACCGCAATCAACTTTTCGCAGCTCTCTTCAGCTCTTGCCACCTACCAAACGCAGATTAGCGCCAGCCCAACCAACTATTTGAACAGAAATGCCGCCATCACTGAATTCAACGCAGAAATGCCTGAGTGGTATAATTACTATAACCTTCTGATTGGAGAGCAGCCGATCAAAGACTGGATTACTTTCACACCAAGGGTCCTCTTGCCTCCTCCGCCTTCGGGCTTTCCTCCTCTCGCCGGCTCTACCTTGCCGGACAGGATTGAAGAACCCGATCTGCCGGATCAAACCGATCCTCCGGCTGCCGACATTGATGCCCTGGAGGCAGATATCCAGGCTTATCTGGCCTATCTCAACACCAATCCTCCGAACGAATTAAACCGCAACGCGGACATTGAACTGTTGAACGACTATATCGATCAGTATAATGCCGCGATCGCTGCCAACAACGAAATGGTTGACGAGATCAACGGCACCAGAGGAAAGTTGAAACTGAAAAACCTGACCAAGCAGCAACCGGTCGATTACAGGGATCTGCTGCCGCTGGCGCCTACAATTTATGATGGCAGCCAACTACTGCCGGGAAGGGATTTGTACCCCCGGGTTCCGCTGATCACCGAGCCGACAGAAAACGATACTTCATTAATGGATGCCTTTAACGCAGAGTTTGATGAAGCGCTTCTTTTTATAGGAACGATGTCGCAGCAGCTAAGTTTATCCCAAGTGGATATCGACTATGCCCTGTTTGTTTACCAGGGCGGCAACCTGATGAACCCGCTTGCTCTCGACCCAGACCTTGGTGGAAAGAGTGAGTCTGGCGGCGGGGTTGCCGGCATGGGATATGGATCAACGGCGCTGGATTTATCCAACGTCTTCGTCGAGGCGGTTCTTTCGACGGCCCTATTGGAAGCGGCCTATAAAGCTGAAGGACTCCCCGACTCACCGGAGGCGATAGAGGCTATGAAAATAGCGACGCTGCAGCTTTTGCAAGATGTTTCATTAGTTGCCGGTGCGCCTTCCGTAGCCTTCTTGGCGGGAGCTCTGCCCAGTATTTCGCTCCTACCCTACCTGGGAATTGACGAGGCGGCCGTCTCCGTCGTTTTCGCCGTGGAATACGCAAGGCAGGTGCGCAATGTCTTGCTGAGCGATGTTCCGCAGCAGACGATACAGGCCCTATTAGCTAGCGATCCTGCGTTTGCCAACTTAACTCCGGAGCAGATCGCCAATATCGTAGGATCGATCTCGGCCTCTCTTGCCACTTCCCTTGGACTTGTCTCGCTAGTCCAAATCTCCATCGCACTGGGAACCCCAGGCCTTGCAGCTCAGTTGCTCAGCTTGCTGCCCGGCATCCAGGCGCTTGGCGTTAACTCTCTGTCGCCTCCTATATTCCAGGATTTTGTCGGCAACGGATTTACCAACTCCTTAGTCGGCAGTCTGCTGATAGGATCAGGTCTTGACCAATCGGCCGCGGGGGAGGCATTGAGAGCCGCTCTGGCATCAGGCCCGAGCGATCCCAACTCTTTCTTCAATGCGCTGCAAAAAGCCCTGGCAGCTGCCGGGGTGGCACCTTCTGAGGCGATATCATTGGCCCTGGACGCCACTCTTCTCGTCCTCCAGCAATCTCCTCAGGCTAATTTTACCCAGGGTGAACTGGACAGGACACTCATGCCGGGTGTCATCGATCAGAAAATGCTCGAAGATGCGCTCTTACGAGAGTTTGTCAATGCGGGAGAGATCGCTGCCGCTGTCTTTAAGACCTTGAATGAAAGAAACCTGATTGAAAAATCGGTCCTGGTCTCCACTATCTTGGAAGATTTCCGCTTCAGCGACGAGCTGACCCGGGGGCTTTTAAGAGCCAATCTCTTGGGAGAGGGTGTGCTTCGCGATTCTATCGTTCGCGATATCATCACTCAAAACGTGATCCGCAACGATCTTGTTTTGCGCGATATCCGCAATGCCCTGGTCCAGGAATTGATCAACAGGAATTACGATATCAAGAGAGCCTTTGATCTCGCTCAGAACACCATTGACCAGCTAAGGGAAGACTACAGGCTGAGCTTGCGCATGGAGCAGGCCTACGTGGATCAGGAAGTTCTGAAAAACTCCATCCAGCAGTCTTTCATTCAGCGAGGTATCCAGGAAGATGAGGCGATCAGGAGAGCGGAAATCGTGATGGATAACCTCCAAAGCGACAGAGATAATTTTGCTGCGAGGAGCAACGTCAGGGCAGCCATCCGGGATATTCTGGTTGAGAAGTTTGGTGTTGACCGGCAGCAGGCAGGGCTCATCGCTGCAGGAGTGGATTTGGGTATCCCCCCGGCAGAACCGGTCTCTCTATTCAACCCCGGTGTGGGCAGCATGACCGTCAACGAGATATTGATTGCTCTTGAGACTCGTATCGTTGCTTTGCTTGGAGGCAGATTGAGTGTTGAAAAGACGGAAGAGTTAATCGATCGTCTGAAGGGTATTGTGCTGACGGATGATAATTCGCTGCGACACATTATCGACAGGAGCGCTTCCTTAGTGGTAGAGACACAGAATGAAGAGCTGATCCGCAGCCTCGTCACTGAGATCAGGGAGCTGACGAAGCCGACAAGGGAAATATTCGCCTTTATGGAAAAACTGCGTGATCCGGGCAACTCTCTTATCTACTCTGTCTGGTCGGGGATCATGTACGCGCAAGATCAGCCCTCCAACTACAAGAGGGATATCGATATCCACGTCTAATGATACAGAATTTTAAGGGTGCGGCTCTTTCTTCCGCACCCTGTGAGAGGGCTACCCTTTGCGGATGGCGATCGTGGCCATCTCGCCGTTTAAGTCCCAGGACGTGCCCTCGCTTTTCTTAAACTCAAAGGTCAGAGCCAGCACCTCGCCATTAATCCATTCGGCATGCCCGAGATAGCTTTCTTTGACTTTTTCCGTCGTTTCCACTGTCACATGGATTCTGTCTGTCACGTGGAAACCTAAGTCTCTGCGCATGGTGTTGATTTTATTGACGATCTCTCGAGCGAGCCCTTCGCGGATCAGCTCATCGGTTAGAGTTGTCTCTAACGCGATAGTGAGCCCGGCTGAGTGCTCGGCGACAACGCCCTCTTTTACAGTGCGACGGATCTCGATATCCTCGGGAAGGAGTTCGAAGGGCTCTCCTTCAAGGGTCAGCTGAAGCGATTTGCCTTCCAGGAGAGTGCTGAGTTCTTGATTCGTTAGCTTCTCGATCACTTCCTGTCCGGCCTTCATTTTTTTGCCGAGACGGCGCCCCAACGTTTTGAAGTTGGGCTTTGTCGATATGGTCACAAACTCCCTTTCGTCGCGGGCAAAATGGATTCCCTTGACGTTGAGCTCATCTTCGATCAGGAACTTGTGCTCTTCAAGGAATGAGAGCGCTTTTTCTTCTGCCGAGATTAAAGTCGCGAGGGGGAGCGGCTGCCTCACTTTCAGCTTCTTCTCCTTGCGGAGGGCGTGCCCTAGGCTCACAGCTCTTTTGACCATTTCCATCGACTCTTCCAGGTGTAAGTCGCGCATATTCTCTTTATAGGCCGGAAATGCAGCGAGGTGCACCGATTCCGGGGAATGATCGCCTTTGAGGTTTCCGTAGATGGCCTCGGAGATAAAGGGGACAAAGGGTGCCGCGATTTTACTCAGCTCTAAAAGCACATAGTAGAGAGTGGCAAAAGCCTGGTCTCTTCCGGCGCTCTTTTCGTCGGACCAAAAACGTCTCCTCGACCTTCTGATGTACCAGTTTGTCAAGTCATCGACGAACCCGACAAACGGCTCGACGGCGCTTGAGAGATCATAGCGGTCCATTCCCTCTTCCACATCCTTGATCAGATGGTTAAGCCTGGAGAGGATCCATCTGTCTAGCACCTCTTCCCTTGGGAAGTCGCCCTCTTCCAGATGCTTTTCCGGTCTCCATCCCGAGATGCGGGCATAGGTGACAAAGAAGGAGTAGGCGTTCCAGAGCGGGATCAGAATCTGTCTTAGCACCAGCTCGACACCGCTCTCTTTAAAGCAGAGGTCTTCCGCACGCACGGCAGGGCTGTGGAGCATGTAAAGGCGGACGGCATCGGCCCCATAGCGTTTAACTACTTCCATCGGATCGGGGTAGTTCCTTAAGCGTTTGCTCATCTTGGCGCCGTCTTCGGCTAAGATGATGCCGTTGACGATCACGTTTTTGAACGCGGGCTTGTCATAGAGGGCTGCCGCCAGAATTGTCAGCGTGTAGAACCAGCCTCTTGTCTGGTCTAGACCTTCGGCGATGAAATCTGCGGGGAAGGTGCGCTCAAAGTTTTCCTTGTTTTCGAAGGGGTAGTGATTTTGCGCGTAGGGCATCGATCCGGACTCGAACCAGCAGTCAAACACCTCAGGGATTCTGCGGAATACCTTACCGCCCTTTTCAAAAGTTAGGTGGTCGATGAAGTGGCGGTGAAGGTCGGTGACTTTAGTCTCTGTCAACTCCTCGAGCTCTTTGATGCTTCCGATGACGTGGATTTCGCCATCTTCGGCGCGCCAGATGGGGATGGGAGTTCCAAAGTAGCGGTTGCGGCTGATCGCCCAATCCCTTGCACCCTCCAGCCACTTGCCAAAGCGGCCCTCTTTGATATGCTCCGGCATCCAGTGGATCTGCCTGTTGGCTTCGAGCAGTTTATCTTTGATCTTTTCGACGGCGACAAACCAGGTTTCCACCACTTTGTAGATGAGGGGAGTGTCCGATCTCCAGCAGAAGGGGTAGCGGTGGTGAATGGTGGCTTGGCGGAAGAGCCGGCCGCTCTCTTTGACCCTGCGGATAATCGCCTTGTCGGCGTCTTTGACAAAAAGGCCTGCGTGCTCCGGAATTTCCTGCGTGAATTTACCGTTGATGTCGACAGGGCACACGAGGGGGATTTTCTCTCTCTGACAGGCAAAAAAGTCCGCTTCTCCGAAGGCCGGGGCGGAGTGCACAAGGCCCGTACCATCTTCAGTGGAGACGGAGGGTTCTAAGATGACGCGGAAGGCCCCCTCTTCTTTTTTGCCTAGGAAATAGTTGAAGAGAGGCTCGTATGTAAGTCCTGCGAGCTCCTTTCCTTTCATGGTGGAAAGTATGGTGTAGCTTTCCTCTTCTTTGAAGTACTCTCCAAGACGTGACTTTGCGAGGATGTAGCGTTCACCGCTCCCTTTTACTTCGATTTTGACGTAGTCGATTTCGGGCCCTGCCATTACGGCGAGGTTGGAGATTAAAGTCCAGGGGGTCGTCGTCCAGATGAGGAGGCTGGTGCCCGGCTCTTTTTCCAAAGGAAATGCGATGGTGATCGAAGGATCGTCGACATCCTTGTAGTTTTCACCCGCTTCAAAATTGGAAAGGGGGGTTCCCAGTTTTGCGGAGAAGGGCATTACCTTATAGCCCTCATACACAAGCCCTTTTTCATAGAGACTTTTGAAAACCGAAAGAACGCTCTCCATGAACGTCAAGTCCATCGTTTTATAGGTGTTTTCAAAGTCGACAAAACGGCCCATGCGGCTAACGACGCTTTTCCACTCCTCGGTGTAGCGGAGTACAATTTTACGGCACTCTTCGTTGAACTCGGCGATGCCGAATTCTTCGATGGAGGCGCTGCCGCTTAAGTTGAAGTTCTTCTCGATTTCGTTTTCGATGGGCAAGCCATGGCAATCCCAACCGAATCTTCTGGGGACGTGGTAGCCTTTCATGGTTTTATAGCGGGGAACGACGTCTTTGATTGTCCCGGCAAGTAGATGGCCATAGTGCGGAAGACCGGTGGCGAAGGGAGGGCCGTCGTAGAACGTAAAGGGAGGTTTGTCTTTGTTTTGTTCTACCGACCGCTCAAAAATGCGGTTCTTCTTCCAAAATTC includes:
- the ileS gene encoding isoleucine--tRNA ligase, translated to MLDEVVHDSFDEREKKVLEFWKKNRIFERSVEQNKDKPPFTFYDGPPFATGLPHYGHLLAGTIKDVVPRYKTMKGYHVPRRFGWDCHGLPIENEIEKNFNLSGSASIEEFGIAEFNEECRKIVLRYTEEWKSVVSRMGRFVDFENTYKTMDLTFMESVLSVFKSLYEKGLVYEGYKVMPFSAKLGTPLSNFEAGENYKDVDDPSITIAFPLEKEPGTSLLIWTTTPWTLISNLAVMAGPEIDYVKIEVKGSGERYILAKSRLGEYFKEEESYTILSTMKGKELAGLTYEPLFNYFLGKKEEGAFRVILEPSVSTEDGTGLVHSAPAFGEADFFACQREKIPLVCPVDINGKFTQEIPEHAGLFVKDADKAIIRRVKESGRLFRQATIHHRYPFCWRSDTPLIYKVVETWFVAVEKIKDKLLEANRQIHWMPEHIKEGRFGKWLEGARDWAISRNRYFGTPIPIWRAEDGEIHVIGSIKELEELTETKVTDLHRHFIDHLTFEKGGKVFRRIPEVFDCWFESGSMPYAQNHYPFENKENFERTFPADFIAEGLDQTRGWFYTLTILAAALYDKPAFKNVIVNGIILAEDGAKMSKRLRNYPDPMEVVKRYGADAVRLYMLHSPAVRAEDLCFKESGVELVLRQILIPLWNAYSFFVTYARISGWRPEKHLEEGDFPREEVLDRWILSRLNHLIKDVEEGMDRYDLSSAVEPFVGFVDDLTNWYIRRSRRRFWSDEKSAGRDQAFATLYYVLLELSKIAAPFVPFISEAIYGNLKGDHSPESVHLAAFPAYKENMRDLHLEESMEMVKRAVSLGHALRKEKKLKVRQPLPLATLISAEEKALSFLEEHKFLIEDELNVKGIHFARDEREFVTISTKPNFKTLGRRLGKKMKAGQEVIEKLTNQELSTLLEGKSLQLTLEGEPFELLPEDIEIRRTVKEGVVAEHSAGLTIALETTLTDELIREGLAREIVNKINTMRRDLGFHVTDRIHVTVETTEKVKESYLGHAEWINGEVLALTFEFKKSEGTSWDLNGEMATIAIRKG